The nucleotide window ATATCAACAGTTAGGAATTGAAATAGGTTCGGGGGCAGTAGAGTCGAAGGTAAAGCAAATAGGAAATAGAGTCAAGATAACGGGAGCACAATGGAAAAGAGAAAATGTAGCAAAAATCTTACAATTGAGATGTGCTTATCTCAATGGTGCATTTAACTTAAGTATTTGTGCTTAGTGCAAAAATGGGATGCTCCCTATTTTAGCTGGCATAGATTGACTTATTAGATTAGATACAGGCGTGTAAATATCACACTCAACTTCTGGGACTCGAATCGTTACAATTAATGTGTAACGAACAGATTCATTATAACGTTCCAGTTGCGTTTGCTCTTTCCACCATCCGCTTACAGGATAAACACCCACCATTCCTCTATTAGCTAAATCAACAGCTGTTCCGGTCCAAATATCGCAATGCAATGAACCTTGATTTCTCAAGTTGGAACCTAAAAACCAGTTATTATCTTCTGTATTGTTGGAAATAATTTTTTCTTCATTCCTGATAACTTGATTAATTCGACACTGAAATTCCTTATCGGTTTCTAAAGGTCTTTTAACTTCAAATCTGAGTCCATAAGACCCATAACGGTGTTTTCTTTTATAGCCCCGAGCGCCTGGATTAGGTTCAATAAAATAAGACAATGTGACTTTTAACTCTACGTTAGTTTCTCCTAATTCCTCTAATTTTTCTTTTGGCCAAGGCAAATCATACACATTCATTTTGTTTGTTTTAATTCCATTATTACCTTGTTTAAAAGGTAATAACCGATCTTCAATAATTAGCGTTAAATCACTCTTAGAGCTATTTAACGCTCTGTCCAAATTAGGAACACCATATCCATATCTACGAATAAGATTTTTTTTATCTTTTTGTTTGGGTGCTTTATTAAAACGTTGTTTCATAGCTGAAGTCCATTCGGCTGAATGAATCATCAAAGCACGTATTGTCTCTGGCCAATATTGAGGATGTGCTGAAAGAATACGAGCAGCCATATAACTAGCTAGTGCAGTTGCACAACTCGTATCACACATAAAAGTAAACAATTTATAGTTATGACTATGAGCAGTTGTTAATAAACATAAATCATCAATACTTTCTGCTGGATTTTTTCCATCTGAGGCATAATTTCCTCCTTCAAATACAACATCAGGACGAATTGGCCATTGATTTTCCCAAGAAACAGAAGTACGACTTCTAGGAGATAAATCACCACAAGGAGCGATAGGTTGCCAACCTTGATAGTCAGAATGAATTATATTAACTTTTTCCGTATAAGCTCCAACAACAAGAGCATTCCAAGCCTGTGCAGGGTTTTCAATTGTTTCTATATCGTTGCGGTCTAAATAATCAGACGGAAATATATCTTCTCCAATATTTCCTGCTGAAATAATGATTAATCGTTTGTAATTATCTTCACCGAAAGAAAGTTGATCTATTGCTGCTGACCAAGATGAAGGAGTCCCATCCTTTTTTGATGCTTTTTCGCTAGTGACCGCCATACAAAAAATACGTTTTCGCTTGGGATTTTGTATTTCTGGGAGAGAGGTTGCTTGCTCTGTAATTGCCCCATAAAGTTCCGGCTCATTTTCTCCAACAGGAGGAAGAAATTTAACAGATTCTAAACGGTGAATAAGCGTTATATATTCTTGTGATTGTAGAGCATTAAATAAATCAGCATAAAGAATTAATCCTGCCATTTCTGTACCATGATTATGACTATCAAAAATTCCCCAATTAGGATCACAAGTATATAAATCACTAATATCAAGACCTTTTTCAATCAGTTTATGTCTCCAATTAACTCCATGATCAAGAAGACAGACTGCAACAGCATCGTCTTGAGGAGGTAAAGTTCGATTACATAAATCTTCTGCCCATTTTTCCTTTTCAGTTACTTTCAAGTTAAGAAAAAAGGAAGGTGTATCTTGAGCAATTCGTAATTCTGCAATCGTATCCGAATTTTGAAGAACTTGCTCTATTTTTTCCACATTAGCCATTGCTAAAATGACGGTTCTTTCTGGAAAATGTATATAAGATTTAGTTGGAATATCGAGTCTTTGAGCAATAGTTTGGAAGTCTTCAAGTTGTCCATGACGTAACCACACTTCCCACCAAATTGATTGTCTATTTTCAGGAAATAAAGCAGGATCATCA belongs to Geminocystis sp. NIES-3709 and includes:
- a CDS encoding S8 family peptidase, with amino-acid sequence MSQTPRNRPHLYLRNNDQFRQSIDYTSPRSGNTPPPPDRNRIKHATKLEGAIGKAIAKARQQLESRTSEIAVGQPGFYLEFEVTKDQANEFEKLENKTKQIELVAVKQLLQQEDTVKATVFVPESSTEFFEKKVQQYRDEETQKGNPKNAELITRLENVEIGTVQSLFTDDPALFPENRQSIWWEVWLRHGQLEDFQTIAQRLDIPTKSYIHFPERTVILAMANVEKIEQVLQNSDTIAELRIAQDTPSFFLNLKVTEKEKWAEDLCNRTLPPQDDAVAVCLLDHGVNWRHKLIEKGLDISDLYTCDPNWGIFDSHNHGTEMAGLILYADLFNALQSQEYITLIHRLESVKFLPPVGENEPELYGAITEQATSLPEIQNPKRKRIFCMAVTSEKASKKDGTPSSWSAAIDQLSFGEDNYKRLIIISAGNIGEDIFPSDYLDRNDIETIENPAQAWNALVVGAYTEKVNIIHSDYQGWQPIAPCGDLSPRSRTSVSWENQWPIRPDVVFEGGNYASDGKNPAESIDDLCLLTTAHSHNYKLFTFMCDTSCATALASYMAARILSAHPQYWPETIRALMIHSAEWTSAMKQRFNKAPKQKDKKNLIRRYGYGVPNLDRALNSSKSDLTLIIEDRLLPFKQGNNGIKTNKMNVYDLPWPKEKLEELGETNVELKVTLSYFIEPNPGARGYKRKHRYGSYGLRFEVKRPLETDKEFQCRINQVIRNEEKIISNNTEDNNWFLGSNLRNQGSLHCDIWTGTAVDLANRGMVGVYPVSGWWKEQTQLERYNESVRYTLIVTIRVPEVECDIYTPVSNLISQSMPAKIGSIPFLH